Proteins encoded in a region of the Bacteroidota bacterium genome:
- the dusB gene encoding tRNA dihydrouridine synthase DusB codes for MMKIENIDLGKYPLFLAPMEDVTDPPFRRLCKQFGVDMLYTEFISSEGLIRDAEKSKVKLDIFEYERPVAIQIFGANPDVMAQTTKIVEQAKPDVIDINWGCPVKKVVAKGAGSAILKDINKMVEVTKAVVDATDLPVTIKTRLGWEHGHDVTLEVAERMQEIGVKALAYHGRTRTQMYKGEANWEPIIKLKQNKNIEIPIIINGDIDTPEKAKMLFEDHNLDGVMIGRAAIGNPWIFREVKHYIETGEHHAQPTMKERVDAARNHLQWEIEWKGELLGVREMRRHYTNYFKGLPNIKEHRMRMVTEDDPEMIYKELDTVLDKYFDFFS; via the coding sequence ATAATGAAAATTGAAAATATAGACCTGGGTAAATACCCCCTTTTTTTAGCCCCGATGGAAGATGTTACTGATCCTCCATTTAGAAGACTTTGCAAACAGTTTGGGGTTGATATGCTTTACACTGAGTTTATATCGTCTGAAGGATTGATACGTGATGCTGAAAAGAGTAAGGTAAAGCTTGATATATTTGAATACGAGCGTCCGGTAGCTATTCAGATTTTTGGAGCCAACCCTGACGTTATGGCACAAACAACCAAAATAGTTGAGCAGGCAAAACCTGATGTTATTGATATAAATTGGGGCTGTCCTGTTAAAAAAGTTGTGGCTAAAGGTGCAGGATCAGCAATACTGAAGGATATCAACAAAATGGTTGAAGTGACCAAAGCTGTTGTTGATGCCACAGATTTACCGGTAACTATTAAAACCCGTCTGGGATGGGAACATGGCCATGATGTCACTTTAGAGGTAGCAGAAAGGATGCAGGAGATCGGAGTAAAAGCTCTGGCTTATCACGGACGTACAAGAACCCAAATGTATAAGGGAGAAGCTAACTGGGAACCTATTATTAAGCTTAAACAAAATAAGAATATAGAAATACCTATTATTATAAACGGTGATATTGATACTCCTGAGAAGGCAAAAATGCTTTTCGAAGATCACAACCTAGACGGTGTAATGATCGGAAGGGCAGCCATCGGTAATCCATGGATTTTTAGAGAGGTAAAGCACTATATAGAAACGGGGGAGCACCATGCCCAGCCAACTATGAAAGAGAGAGTAGATGCTGCCAGAAATCATTTGCAGTGGGAGATAGAATGGAAAGGAGAATTACTTGGAGTAAGGGAAATGAGAAGGCATTACACAAATTACTTTAAGGGACTTCCAAATATTAAAGAGCATCGGATGAGGATGGTTACAGAGGATGATCCTGAAATGATATATAAAGAGCTGGATACTGTTCTGGATAAATATTTTGATTTTTTTAGCTAG